The region agcctctggcagaaggtgcctggtgagactcggggccgaccactgggattctggagccaAAGCTACAGAGgatctgaagccaactacactcccacagagaaggaaatcctggcagcttatgaaggagtccaggctgcctcagaagtaatcggcacagaggcacaactcctcctggcaccccgactaccggtgctggggtggatgttcaaaggaaaggttcccTCCACGCATCACGCCACCGACgctacttggagcaaatggattgcccTCATCACGCAGCGCGCCCGAATTGGAAACCCAAGTcgccctgggatcttggaaataattacgAACTGGCCagaaggtgagacttttgggttatcttctgaagaagaagaggagcaggtgacacgtgccgaagaagccccaccatataacgagctaccagagagtgaaagacaatacgccctcttcactgatggttcctgccgaattgtaggtGCTAGCCGGAAATGGAAAGCTgctgtatggagccccacacgacaagttgcacaggctactgaaggagaaggtggatcgagCCAATTTGCTGAGCTCAAAGCTGTCCAATTAGCTCTggacatagctgaaagagagaagtggccaaagctctacctctacactgattcatggatggtagccaatgctctgtggggttggctggaaaggtggaataaggcaaactggcagcgcagaggaaaaccaatctgggctgctgaagagtggaaagacattgcCACTCGGGTAGAGAAGCTATCCGTGAAGGTCTGTCATGTAGATGCTCACATCCCCAAGAgccgggctaatgaagaacatcgtaacaacaaacaggtagatcaggctgcgaaaatagaggtgtcccagatagacttggattggcaacataaaggagaactgttcctagctcgatgggcccatgatgcctcaggtcatcagggcagagatgccacctataagtgggcacgagaccgaggggtggatctaaccatggacagtatctcccaggttatccatgattgtgagacatgctctgcgatcaagcaggccaagcgggtgaagcctctgtggtatggtgggcgatggtccaaatacaagtatggggaggcctggcagattgattacatcacactgcctcaaacccgccaaggcaagcgctatgtgctcacaatggtagaagccaccactgggtggctggagacctaccctgtgcctcatgctactgcccggaacaccatcctgggcctggaaaagcaagtcctttggaggcatggcacccctgagagaatcgagtctgataatgggactcatttcaagaacagccttataaacacctgggctagagaacatggcatagagtgggtgtaccacatcccttaccatgcaccagcagctgggaaggttgagcgGTGTAATGGAttgcttaaaaccaccttgaaggcactgggtggggggactttcaaaaactgggaggtgcatttagcaagagccacctggttagttaacacttGAGGCTCCACCAgccgagcaggccctgcccaatccgaacccctacaaacaacagatggagataaggttccagtggtgcacatgagaggtatgcttggaaaaactgtttgggtaaagtctgccttgagcaaagacaaacccatccgtggggttgtcttcgctcagggaccaggttgcacctggtgggtgatgcaaaaggatggagagacccgatgcttacctcaaggggaccttgttttagggtgaactacccatggctctgtacttgtatcagtatcagcatgtatatttgtatataatttggGTAATGCACagatttatatggttaaaaaagttaagtttcatgtaacatgttagtatgggaaaaaattcggggtggataatgttggggttttagtttagtcttaggttttcctgttaaaggaattttctcccatatgcatgttgctaggggacaaatagctgtacttaagaaagacaaaaaggggagtggggcgggcctggctactgCTTTCGTttacacctgggtgtggggtcagttcgctctgagcgtccggagagagaagctgcagagaaaggagctgctgcttctttctttttggctgttctttcttcctgctggaaacaacgccgggaccccaaaagccgctttccctgccctgctggagaccgggcattggctgccctgccccgctgctgcttcgagctttcgctacgctgtagccctgctcgccctgcctgcctgggcctccgtggggttctcccatctggatacatctcgcctgccacccaggatttgcgttcgtccctgccgctctagcctgccgttccagcctgccgttccagcttgccgttccagcctgctgttcctgagagtccgggatcggctgcccagggatttgtgaagctcctttgttccatccttttcccgggatcccagggcaccggtgccgcgtgtttcccgagctcgctccagagcgccccctgcagccgcgggggaaccatcgcacctgccctgctcaccgggagccgccagcgcccctgccggctgcgagcggaactgcacccgaggggaaagggcccgacagccgagaaggctggcactgggtttgtgattgctgttactgccatagttgttgttgttttgtttgactggttatatacatatatatatatatatatatatatagtaaagaactgttattcctatttcccacatcttcgcctaaaggcccttgatttcaaaatataataacttagagggaaaaggggttatatctgccacttcaagggggggcttctgccttccttagcagacacttgtctttcaaaaccgagacacatgcaaaagaaaaacccatccaggggtgggaaaaaaacatgctcctccctgcctgcagtgccCCAAGAAACATCAATAAGCCAAGGCAAACCAGGGCAGAGGAACAGTCCAGGCCCTTCCTCGCCTGCACACCAAACCGGCCGGTGCACGGGGTCTGACCCCCCTCTCTGCTACCCCCACGGGGGATTTTGTTGGGCTGGCTGCCCCcgctccagccccagcccagggcagagtGGGTGCTgaaggctggcagcagggctgggaactgccccctcccagccccacccaAAAGCAACTTGGCTGAAGAATTAATCCCATCCCGGCAACAATGAGGGGAAGCCCCGGTGCCACACCCAGGCTGGGCCATGAGatgcccaggagcagcccctgggaggGCTCACCTGCAAACTGAGTGTAGGCTGTGTCCTGGAGGAAGGCGCCGCAGCCAAAGTCGATCAGTTTCAGCTGCCCGGTGGCCAGGTCGAGCAGGATGTTCTCGGGCTTGATGTCCCGGTGCAGGACCCCGCAGCTGGTGCAGTGCCGCACGGCCTCCAGCACCTGGCCGAACAGCCCCCGCGCCTCCTCCTCGGGCAGGAACCTCCGCTCCGCCAGCAAACCCGACAGGTCCTGACACCGCTCCGGACGCTCCAGCACCAGCAAGAAGCTGCTGGGCAGCTCAACCCACTCCAGGAGCCGGATGACACCACGGAACCCAGTGGACACCTTGTCCAGCAGCACGATCTCCAGGGGCGCACGGGCGCCGTCGGGCTGCGGGAGGAGCACGGTGCCGTCAGCGGGGCTGAGGCCGTGCCAGGGCTCTGGGACCCCTCACCCAGCCCGGGACGCTCTGCGCCCCCCGCTCAGCCCCCGCCCGCTCTCCCTCCGGGGCTCCCGGCGCCTCCCACCCCGCCGGGCCCCGGCTCCTCGCCGCCCGGCACGCCCCGGCTCTGCCGCTGGCCCCGCTCACTCACCAGCTCGCCCCAGTGCCGGACGCGGTCCCGCGGCACGCATTTGATGGCCACCTGCAAgcaaggggcagcagcaggctgagctTGCCACCCGCCCCGCTGTgccccagcctcctcctcctcctcctccaccctctGCTGGCCTCACCACTCACCAGGGCTCCATCTGCGAGCTGCGTGATCGAGTAGATGCTGCCAAAGCCGCCGCTGCCCAGCAGTGAACCCAGCCGGTACTGCTCCTGCAGGGCCTCCTGCACCTTCCCTGTGGGCAACACGTGGCCATCAGcgcttggcccagggccagaCACGGCTCCCAACCACCCCAccactgccccagcccaggcatCCCCACCGGggatttctttttactttgcaTCAGCAAATCTAGAGATTTTGCTTCTCAAATCCGTTCTTGGGAGGCAGACAAGATTCAGCAGAAATCATCTCTGCCACTGGCTAAGTATGGGCTGTACTTACCCAGCTGAGGCTATGTGATGTGCAGGGAAATGTCCCTCCAGTATGCCTGTGGCTCCATGCTTGGGACAGTGTGTGGTGCTAAATTTTCACTCACCAGATACTGAAAGATTGCATCTGTGTTTACATCCTCGCAACCTGGCTAGGAAATGTAGAagagatataaatatttttaaaaatcccaacaacacaaaaccataaaaatccAGTCCTGGAAGGGGGCCAAGTTTTGTCCATTATTTACAGGATCACAGAGTATATTAGGATTGACAGTTGTATTGACCTTGCAGAATGGAAAGAGACAAATACTGTAAAACGTCTGGAAGCACCTCAGGTTTTCTGACTGCTATCCTCAGATTAAGAAATTAgttacatatattttttcaggTATTAGAAATAGGCTGGTTTTGTTGCAAACTGAAAACTAAAAAGTTTCAGACACTTTCATTCCAAGGTTTTAAACAATTGGTTaattgtcttcatttttaaactaaacAGTGAAATACCCTATCCAAGAGCTTGACTATGATTCCTATCCCTGCAATGAAGATGTGTGAAAATGAGCTGATAGCTCAATGTGGTTTTAATGTGTTTTGGGCCAGAAGCATAATAGCAGTAAAGCCAGGGAAGTTTGGGaagcacagaaatgtttatttttttaagaaaaaaaaagaaccataCCTATGTCAAATTCCATACAGCTCCTGCATGCACTCCAGGGGGTGAATCTTACAATGCTCTCCGGGTTGGATCCCAAACTCCGGCTGGGGTTACATTCTCACTTCTTCTGTCCAGtgcttttttaaatatagttGTATTTAATCTTTGGCTGCTGGTTGGCCACTCCACTACACACAAAAGAACTGAAGGGTTTGTGCTGAGTTTCTTTGAGGTCAGTAACTGAGCTTCAGCAGGTCTTCTGGTCAGTCTTTCCCTATGTCCTGCCAGCAAGAAATGAAGCGCATCCCAGGCACCAGGAGAAGGGCAGTAAGTACCTGTCTCCTATCCTCTAATTTTAGGAAATGTCACCATACTCTATGGTCCATATAGCAGTTATTTGCTATATATAGTCCTTGATGTGGCTGCTGAATATTCCTCACACtgagcacaaaaatatttgtatttcttactCCAGTCCTGAGCAAATCCAGTGAGCAAAGAGTCAGAGAGAGCCCTGTGACATTGACCATTAAAGGCAGGAGCCAgtgtgtcctgggttgcagtgtattctattaccatcctcatgagctgttggAACCAGGTagggcagtgtttccttgcctcctccccccagactatctttctgttaatggcccatcattgtcctgccaaatgactcagagataactccctccggaccatcttctgttaatgagcctaatcaacacttggcctcatgactcattaccccattgtgagatgctccacccagaaggaggaaccaagcatcccatcatGGATATAATCTGACATTccaaacaccacagacaccctttccactggatttccagaggacaggagctacacagccaccactggaccatccgaggaagagcagccccttctacaggatcactgcttcaacagaaccacatccaccacttcaggaggactgcagccaccatcttaCCGGACTGCTACTGTCACCCTGACaaacagggtgtcaggttgtatcctgactcttTCACTTTgaagcagtgttttctgcctttttttcttttttttttcttaatttccctattaaattgttattctgattTGGTGcctcccactagtttgttttcaaactagtacacagTGTTTCTTTGCTTGCCATCCAGGGCATGCACACTAGTGCCAGCTTTGCCTTGCTGAGTGTTATCAAGGCAGTGATCCATACACCTTCTTGAGGGACTGTGTAATTCATGCCTGGATGTGCAGCAGCTTTATGATGGGTGATGAGGCAAACTGATGAAGACAAATAGAAATGTtcatatctttcttttttcttctcctctcccctgacCAGGTAAATATCTTCAATTTTATCCCAAATTTTCAGGAAGCAGGCAAAAGACAACCCTTGTCTTTCAACAGAAACCATCCAAGGTTTCTTTTGAATGTGATTTTCAATTCAGGGATCTTTAAAACTTCTCTTTGCTTGTGTCTGTCCTTgagggtaatttttttttcccagatgaaGCTTGGAGAATCTCGATTATCCATCTCTCTTTGGATGCAGTTTAGAGCTGATTGCCATAATCCTGGGCTTGCATCATGCCTACAAACCTAAGCCTACCTGGTCTGAGCCTACCAAGGGTTGCATGTACCTTTGGCGACAAGAgccatctcaaaaaaaaattatcttctagGAAAAGAGGGATGCCCAAATGCTCTTAATGCCCTTTGGGCTGCCCTGTGGACACAAGGCTGCAAACTTTGTCCTTGCTGCTTAGCCACCCAGCAAGCATTTGAGTTCTGCAAAAATCTGACCCTGGCTGTGGGCAGTATCATTAGTTAACGTTGATAATGTTGAATACTGCTAATTGATTTAATAGTCTGTGAGCACAGTGGCTTTGCCTTGCACAGTTTTCCAGCAGGCCACACATCAGTTTCAGCACTTGTGTGTCAGGTCCCTTCTGCTCTATTTGGTGACACCATGTTCACAGCTACTTGAGGCCTTTGAGCAACATCTGCCTTGTCCAACTTAGGTACAAAGTCAAAAGAACCATGTTTGGGTGCAGTGGGCTGAGTTGCCAGCTGTGCATGCAGGTCAGAAGAGCTGTTGGGCATGTGTGCACATGCCTTTGAATCACAACTTCCTGATGTTACAGGTTGATGCACACCAGCCACTGGAAAAGGTTCTGACTCTGGTATCCTGCTAATGAATGGAAGGTTCAAGTGAAGGTATCCAATCCCTCTGTTATAGTTTTCAGGTGACAGCTCGAGCTGGGTGCCTCCAGAGACACCTCTCAATTATACCTATACCATCTGATCCCCAAGTCCAATCACTTAATTCTGGTCCATGGTCACTTGaatttttactggttttcaCTGTTGCtgggtgttggggttttaggagctctcttgggttttgtttttctgttaaaggaattttccccatttgtGTTGCTGGGGAGCAAATGGCTGGGTagctaagaaaaacaaaagagctggctagttttttgtttcacctgggtgtgtgggctGTCAGTCTCCAGCATTTGGACAGAGAGGCAGGCTGCTTTCTTtggctccttttccttctgctggagaagccctgGGATCCCaaagcccgccttccctgccccgctgggagccagGCCATGGCCGCCCTGCCCCTGCCATTGCTTCGAGCCTTTGTTATGTTGTagctgtgctctccctgcctACGCAGACCTCTGGGGGGTTCCCTGTTTGGACACACCTCGTCTGCCatccgggatttgtgctcgtccctgctgttccagcctgccattccagcctgctgttcccgagggtccagCCGGACACcaggatcggctgcccaggggtttgtgaagcttttgtcccatccctccccgggatcccaggccaccagtgccgtgtgctccccgagctcgctccggagcgccccctgcagccgcgggggaaccatcgcacctgccctgctcaccgggagccgccagcgcccctgccggctgcgagcggaactgcacccgaggggaaagggcctgacagccgagaaggctggcactgggtttgggattgtttgctgttactgctatagttattgttgtttgtttgactggttatacacatatagatatatattagtaaagaactgttattcttattttccacatctttgcctaaaagccccttgatttcaaaattataataactcagagggaagggaggttgcatctgccattccaagggggggctcctgccttccttagcagacacctgtctttcaaaccaagacactggGCTGGCCTCCTTCAGACATTACTTCATTCTCTTGGAATTGTCTTCTTGGTCCTTATCTTCTTCGTTCTGTTTGTATCTGAGGAAAAGGACCAGGGTGCTAGTCAACAGCAGCTAAATAGGAGCCAGTGtagtgcccaggtggccaagaaggccaatggaACCGGGCCTGTACGAACAATAGTGTGGCTAGCAGGCCCAAGGCAGTGACCGTCCCCCTGTATTAGGCACTGGTGAAGCCACTCCTCTaatgctgtgttcagttttgggccaCTCACAAGAAAGACGtgcaggtgctggagtgtgttcAGACAAGGACAATGGAGCTGAGGAAgtgtctggagcacaagtctgatgaggagcagctgagggagatAGGGagacctggagaaaaggaggctcaggggagacctcattaCTCTATGCAACTGCCTAAAAGGAGGTTTTAGCCATGTGGGGGTCAGTATCTTCTCAGAATTATAGAGGACGTGGCCttaagttgtgccaggggaggtttagggaggatattaggaaaattcCTTCACCAAAAGGATTGTTAAGCAATGAACAagcttcccagggcagtggaATCACGATCCCTACAGGTATTTAGAAGATGTGTATATGTGGCCCTTGAGGACTGTTTTGCCAGTGGGCAGGGTCAGCAGCAAAGACACAGACACCAACTGAAGGAATCCATGTAATTTCCTACAGTTCAAAGCAACAAAGATTCAcagaaggagcagctcagcaatGCCCCTAATCATCACCACAAAAGATTGCCTGCAGTGATTAACCAAGATCCAGCACCAGTTACCCTCAGACTTTACCATCACCCAGGGCCACCTATCAGCTGGGGGAAGCTGTCCCAGCCAAGGACTGGAGAGCCACACCCAGACACTGggaattcctgcagctgcctccacCTTTGCCACAGCTGAGGCTCCAACCCCGCTGGGAGAGGGCCCAGCTTTGGTAGCGCTGAATAAACAAACTGACAGCACTTCTAGTGCGGGAACATCTGGTTTCATCCTCCTCTTGGGTTCCTCCTAAGCCTGGCCAGGGCTCAAGGAGGAATCAAGTATCTCCAAACAAGGCCAGATGTAGGATTTCATGGCCTTGCCCAGCTTCTAAATAGGGAAAGGTAAATGCGTGTTTTGCTAATGAGAGGATACATCTATCCTACTGCTAATAACACTTACTTTATGAGCAGATACATATATCATAGTGCTAATGATCCTGCATATTTTTTGTCAGTGTGTGGATACAAATATAAAGTTTAGTTGGAAGGTTCATCCAGAGGTCATGTTTGGCTCAGGGCCAGTTGCTCAGTCCTTAGTACTTCAATCAATCTTCATAACTACATGATGAACTACAACCTTCGTAACAATTCTTTCAGTCATAAAATCTCGGATTTAGGTATTAGACGTAAAggcatttcctcttgttcttgAATTAAGTTCATTACTCATAGCTATAATTCACATTCCTTTTGAAACATGCCTAATTAGTTGCATAAAACAGGGAATTAGACAgggaacaaaaattaaaacagtggCTGtgcaaaggagaaaggaaagcacaTACTTCCCCCATGGCAGCCATGAAAATATGTCCAATTCCCAACTTTTCTACATTTGGATAGGTACATGAgctaattttctcatttctcttgtTATCTGTTTTAccacttttccattttcatcaATTTGTAGGCAACAattagattaatttatttttccgAACTTATGTTCTGATTGCAATGATAACATAAAATCAGCAATATCAACAACAGTTTCATTGTTAAGTTGTCCTCTCCCACCCATGAAAACTAATCACTGTTGTCATCGGTCTTCCTATCAAGCCACATGGAGAATATCCTTTTCTAAATGGACCATTGCAGTAAACAGGTAAATGTAATCACACAGGATCTGCAAAACAATATTCTATAACATCTAGTTATTCTCACATTAACACTTGGTTGCAAGGACatattcccatttttcctgcCCAGGTTTCATGATTTGAGCTTTGGGCAATATTTCCCTATGCCTACAATGCCACTGAATTCCTAGAAATTTCACCATTTGGGACAGTCCATAAATTTTTTTGATTCATTTTCCAGCCTTTCTGTTTCGTATGATCCACAACCAATTTCAGCATTTGTTGtactttttcctcctgttttccctgAATTAGGATATCATCTAGATAATGAACCATTTGCATATGAGGAGGCAGCTATATCTTATCCAAAGGTTCAGCCACCATCCCATGGCAGAGTTGACCACCCCTGAGGCAATGGGTTGAGAGGGCACTGCTGGCCCTGCCACATGAAGGCAAATTGATCCCAATGCCCTTCTGCAACAGAGATAGTAAAAAACGCATTGGTTACATCAATCACAGCACTCCAAGTTTCTGAatgcttctgaattttttctatTAAAGCAACAGTATCTGGTACAGCTATCATGAGAGGTGGGGTAGTGTGCTTATTTAACACCCTAAAATCCACAGTCATTCTCTGTGACCAACCATTCTTTTTGATGGGTCATATTGGATTGTTCCAAGCTGTGGCAGTGGATTTTAAAACTCTGGTATCcaacaaatatttaattgtcTGTGATATTTCTTCATGCCCTCCTGAAATCGGATGTTGTTTCATGTTTGTGTAGATGGGCCATTTACCCACCATGATATCCTTTTTCAGATCAGAGAGAGAGGAACCAAGATTTTTTTGTGCATATACTTTGTGAGATCAGTTTATGGAAAGATAACATCAGTGGCAATGAAAGTCATTTGGGATGTGTATTGGTTGCTATTTGTCTGTCCTGGTCTGGGCTGCTACTTCTGGGGGTTTATTAATGATTGCACCAAGCTGGTTGGGGAAATAGGAGAGGATGATTTTTTCCTAGCCTTTcacttccttttcccccttcagGTCTGACAAATCACTTTTTGAGAATGTTGAATTCCCTCTGATTGTTAAAAGGTAGCAgaatatttgaaggaaaattgcAGTGGCAGGTCCAGAGAAGACACTCATTTTATTGTGCTGGACCCTGGCTAGTGTTTATCTCATGCTGCTTGATACCGAATGGCAGCACCTACAgccagaggggaaggaggacaAATTGGCAGATGCTACGGTCACTCAGACTGCAGTTAAACCAG is a window of Corvus cornix cornix isolate S_Up_H32 unplaced genomic scaffold, ASM73873v5 scaffold3, whole genome shotgun sequence DNA encoding:
- the LOC120412204 gene encoding serine/threonine-protein kinase pim-1-like — protein: VGWLGAVSGPGPSADGHVLPTGKVQEALQEQYRLGSLLGSGGFGSIYSITQLADGALVAIKCVPRDRVRHWGELPDGARAPLEIVLLDKVSTGFRGVIRLLEWVELPSSFLLVLERPERCQDLSGLLAERRFLPEEEARGLFGQVLEAVRHCTSCGVLHRDIKPENILLDLATGQLKLIDFGCGAFLQDTAYTQFAGTLLYSPPEWIHHQRYHGEAATIWSLGLLLYHLVVGKHPFRRGQEIIWGRILFPRRLSPGKEKEPLEKL